The following proteins are co-located in the Dromiciops gliroides isolate mDroGli1 chromosome 2, mDroGli1.pri, whole genome shotgun sequence genome:
- the ZBTB26 gene encoding zinc finger and BTB domain-containing protein 26 isoform X1, with amino-acid sequence MSERSDLLRFKFENYGDSMLQKMNKLREENKFCDVAVHIDDIEVQGHKIVFAAGSPFLRDQFLLNDSREIKISILQSSEVGRQLLLSCYSGILEFPEMELVNYLTAASFLQMSHIVERCTQALWKFIKPKQPLEGKEECEQQSDSSESKEQQVDDRDSQEQDSPCIQPSEDSMDMEDSDIQIVKVESIGEVSEVRNKKDQNQFISSEPTALHSSEPQHSLINSTVENRVNEIEQNHLHNYALSYAGSDNIIMASKDLFGPNNRGVEKGLQWHHQCPKCTRVFRHLENYANHLKMHKLFMCLLCGKTFTQKGNLHRHMRVHAGIKPFQCKICGKTFSQKCSLQDHLNLHSGDKPHKCNYCDMVFAHKPVLRKHLKQLHGKNSFDNANERNVQDLTVDFDSFACTTVTETKGCQQPPDASQVLDAGKLAQAVLTIRSDGTCVN; translated from the coding sequence ATGTCTGAAAGATCAGATCTCCTTCGCTTCAAGTTTGAAAATTATGGAGATTCAATGttacaaaaaatgaacaaattaagagaagaaaataagtttTGTGACGTCGCAGTTCACATAGATGATATTGAGGTTCAGGGACATAAAATTGTGTTTGCTGCAGGCTCACCCTTCCTAAGAGACCAGTTTTTACTGAATGATTCCAGAGAAATAAAGATTTCCATATTGCAGAGTTCAGAAGTGGGGAGACAATTGCTGCTATCCTGTTATAGTGGCATTCTGGAATTTCCTGAGATGGAACTGGTAAATTATTTGACAGCTGCAAGCTTTCTTCAGATGAGCCACATTGTAGAACGATGTACACAGGCCCTTTGGAAGTTTATAAAGCCCAAGCAGCCCTTGGAGGGCAAAGAGGAATGTGAACAGCAGAGTGATTCTTCAGAGTCAAAAGAACAGCAGGTAGATGACAGAGACTCACAGGAGCAGGACTCTCCCTGTATTCAGCCCTCTGAGGATAGTATGGACATGGAGGACAGTGACATTCAGATTGTTAAAGTAGAATCAATTGGGGAGGTTTCAGAAGTTAGGAATAAAAAAGATCAAAATCAGTTTATTTCTTCTGAACCAACTGCTTTACATTCCTCAGAACCCCAGCACTCCTTAATTAATTCAACTGTGGAAAACAGAGTAAATGAAATTGAACAAAACCATCTCCACAATTATGCCCTTTCTTATGCAGGTAGTGATAACATCATTATGGCCTCTAAAGACTTGTTTGGTCCTAATAATCGTGGCGTAGAAAAAGGCCTTCAGTGGCATCATCAGTGCCCAAAATGTACCAGGGTGTTCCGTCATCTAGAGAACTATGCCAACCACTTAAAAATGCATAAACTCTTTATGTGTTTACTCTGCGGAAAGACTTTCACTCAGAAAGGCAACCTCCACCGACATATGCGAGTACATGCAGGCATCAAACCTTTCCAATGTAAAATCTGTGGGAAAACCTTCTCTCAGAAGTGCTCCTTACAGGATCACCTTAACCTTCATAGTGGAGATAAGCCCCATAAATGTAACTATTGCGACATGGTTTTTGCACATAAACCAGTTTTGAGGAAACACCTGAAGCAGTTGCATGGTAAAAACAGCTTTGATAATGCTAATGAAAGAAATGTGCAAGACCTCACAGTGGATTTTGATTCTTTTGCTTGTACCACAGTCACAGAAACTAAAGGGTGCCAACAGCCTCCTGATGCATCCCAGGTATTAGATGCAGGTAAACTGGCCCAGGCTGTACTGACTATAAGGAGCGATGGTACCTGTGTTAATTAA
- the ZBTB26 gene encoding zinc finger and BTB domain-containing protein 26 isoform X2, with product MSERSDLLRFKFENYGDSMLQKMNKLREENKFCDVAVHIDDIEVQGHKIVFAAGSPFLRDQFLLNDSREIKISILQSSEVGRQLLLSCYSGILEFPEMELVNYLTAASFLQMSHIVERCTQALWKFIKPKQPLEGKEECEQQSDSSESKEQQVDDRDSQEQDSPCIQPSEDSMDMEDSDIQIVKVESIGEVSEVRNKKDQNQFISSEPTALHSSEPQHSLINSTVENRVNEIEQNHLHNYALSYAGSDNIIMASKDLFGPNNRGVEKGLQWHHQCPKCTRVFRHLENYANHLKMHKLFMCLLCGKTFTQKGNLHRHMRVHAGIKPFQCKICGKTFSQKCSLQDHLNLHSGDKPHKCNYCDMVFAHKPVLRKHLKQLHGKNSFDNANERNVQDLTVDFDSFACTTVTETKGCQQPPDASQVLDAV from the coding sequence ATGTCTGAAAGATCAGATCTCCTTCGCTTCAAGTTTGAAAATTATGGAGATTCAATGttacaaaaaatgaacaaattaagagaagaaaataagtttTGTGACGTCGCAGTTCACATAGATGATATTGAGGTTCAGGGACATAAAATTGTGTTTGCTGCAGGCTCACCCTTCCTAAGAGACCAGTTTTTACTGAATGATTCCAGAGAAATAAAGATTTCCATATTGCAGAGTTCAGAAGTGGGGAGACAATTGCTGCTATCCTGTTATAGTGGCATTCTGGAATTTCCTGAGATGGAACTGGTAAATTATTTGACAGCTGCAAGCTTTCTTCAGATGAGCCACATTGTAGAACGATGTACACAGGCCCTTTGGAAGTTTATAAAGCCCAAGCAGCCCTTGGAGGGCAAAGAGGAATGTGAACAGCAGAGTGATTCTTCAGAGTCAAAAGAACAGCAGGTAGATGACAGAGACTCACAGGAGCAGGACTCTCCCTGTATTCAGCCCTCTGAGGATAGTATGGACATGGAGGACAGTGACATTCAGATTGTTAAAGTAGAATCAATTGGGGAGGTTTCAGAAGTTAGGAATAAAAAAGATCAAAATCAGTTTATTTCTTCTGAACCAACTGCTTTACATTCCTCAGAACCCCAGCACTCCTTAATTAATTCAACTGTGGAAAACAGAGTAAATGAAATTGAACAAAACCATCTCCACAATTATGCCCTTTCTTATGCAGGTAGTGATAACATCATTATGGCCTCTAAAGACTTGTTTGGTCCTAATAATCGTGGCGTAGAAAAAGGCCTTCAGTGGCATCATCAGTGCCCAAAATGTACCAGGGTGTTCCGTCATCTAGAGAACTATGCCAACCACTTAAAAATGCATAAACTCTTTATGTGTTTACTCTGCGGAAAGACTTTCACTCAGAAAGGCAACCTCCACCGACATATGCGAGTACATGCAGGCATCAAACCTTTCCAATGTAAAATCTGTGGGAAAACCTTCTCTCAGAAGTGCTCCTTACAGGATCACCTTAACCTTCATAGTGGAGATAAGCCCCATAAATGTAACTATTGCGACATGGTTTTTGCACATAAACCAGTTTTGAGGAAACACCTGAAGCAGTTGCATGGTAAAAACAGCTTTGATAATGCTAATGAAAGAAATGTGCAAGACCTCACAGTGGATTTTGATTCTTTTGCTTGTACCACAGTCACAGAAACTAAAGGGTGCCAACAGCCTCCTGATGCATCCCAGGTATTAGATGCAG